CGGTGTCGCTTTTGAAAAGAAACGGTTGACTTCACCCTCCTTCCAGACTTTGGAAACGTGACTGTCCCAGCTCCTACGCACTTTGGGATAGGCGGGACTATCAGTGCAGGTATAGATCATTTGCCGGGCAAAATCATTAGTGGGATAGCGTGATTCGTAAGCGATTACTTTTTCTGTAAACGCCCTCACATCATCAGCGGTTCTCACCGGGATGCGTCCCAATCCGATCTGACCGTCGGGATAGGAAATCGCCTTGCGATCTTCTTCCCACTCGCCATAGACCCCATCTCCATCGGCATCCCAATTCGTCTTACTCAAGTAGACAATATCAGTTGGAATGCCCTCTGGTTCCTGCGCGTGCATTGTCCGATGTCCGCCTGGAATCAGACCATTCGCGCCAGACAGGCTGTCTCCGCCCAAAACCACCCACCGTGTTCCTTGCCTGTCAATATGATCGCGTACACAGAGCCGGATCTTCTCTTGTATATTTGTAGCTTCATAGTCTTCTTTAATCTTCTGAACGGTGATGATCTTTGTGACTTTACCTCCCTGTGTTTTCCACTCCGCAAAGGGCTTCCAGGCAGCTGCGAGTTCGTTGGCCGTAATTAGTAACACGGTTGCCTGCTCCGAGTTTGTGAGCGCTGGAATTACGGTCGACACGCTTTTCAAATCATTGGTTGGACCTTCAGTTGGGTTAGCCGATGAATCAGGTTGGGGAGAATTATTTGCTGTGAACTCTCGTAGAACAATAAATCGATTGGTGAATTCTGTATTGGAAATGATACCATCGCCGTTCAGATCAACGGCCGTTGCAAACGCTTTTAATTCTGATTCGCTGAAGCTTGGCAGCGCCGTAGCGGCATAGGCTTGAAATTCATCAACTGTGCGATCGGCTACCTCAGACGAGCCGCAGCCTGCTGAGATGATCACACTGGTGAGTAGAATCAGTCTTTTGGCCACTCTGAAGCTAGAATTTGACTTTTGCAGCATCATCCTCTCCCCTCTTCGTCAAATTTGAATTAAACGCGAGTGGGCGATTATAGCATGGCCTGACAACGACATTCCAGCAAAAATCGTTGAGCCCTATTCGATCATGTCGATTGCTGATTTGAGAGATAATTGATGATCACATTGCTCTGGCAAGCAAGTCTGTCTGGCTTCGATTTTTTGGGGAGCCTGGATTGTTAGCGCGCTTGGTTTGTTACTAATCTCAAGCGGTTTGTGAATCGTCGATAGGAATCAGTTTGGGAATGGGGATTTGCAATCCCACGACACCACCATGTCTTTTTTGTAGAGTTGAAAAACGACATTTCAAAAATGAGAAGAGCTCTGCAGGAGGCTTCTGTTTCAAATACTGGTCTACAAAAACCGCCATCTGCTCATCGTACTCTTTTTGACTATGTGAGTGCACGTGATAGTGGCCTTCCAAACGGCGAATATCACCATCAAACGCAGGACTGATATGGTACAGTTCATGCACAACGGTGATCAATTTTTCCTGGAAGGAATGGTTCAAGAAGCGAGGCAGGTAAAACGTCAGGATATACAGCATTTCCTCTTGATCCTGGTAAACTCGTTGCGCCGTCCACTTGCGACCGTATCGAGTCGTATGAAGCGCTCCCTTTTCGAAACGCAGGGGGGTTAACTTAGCCTGCATTCCATAGGGCACATTGCGGCGTGCTTGAGCGAATGCTACTGCAACCCGGTCCATGTCAATATGCTGAAACTCGGGCATCCGCTGTGCAATATCACGGCACAGGTCAAACATGGCATGACTAAAATTAAAAGGTTTTTTCGTTGACATGCTGTGTTATAGTGCGTCCAACTGAAATATAACGATTGTAAAGCTGTTTTACGAGATCTGAACAGCCTTGGAGATGCTACGATCAAGTTGGATACAAGCTAGAATCCTTTCTGCTACAACTTCACAACGACGTGATGTAGAATCATCAAACTCTCTTTTTGTCGAATGAGCCG
The Gimesia aquarii DNA segment above includes these coding regions:
- a CDS encoding C25 family cysteine peptidase translates to MMLQKSNSSFRVAKRLILLTSVIISAGCGSSEVADRTVDEFQAYAATALPSFSESELKAFATAVDLNGDGIISNTEFTNRFIVLREFTANNSPQPDSSANPTEGPTNDLKSVSTVIPALTNSEQATVLLITANELAAAWKPFAEWKTQGGKVTKIITVQKIKEDYEATNIQEKIRLCVRDHIDRQGTRWVVLGGDSLSGANGLIPGGHRTMHAQEPEGIPTDIVYLSKTNWDADGDGVYGEWEEDRKAISYPDGQIGLGRIPVRTADDVRAFTEKVIAYESRYPTNDFARQMIYTCTDSPAYPKVRRSWDSHVSKVWKEGEVNRFFSKATPWDKDDEPGSYDLSAENLLSLLNKKTTGKLHIHGHGHLPAWVLERSMFTAKHVGQLKNDGAYPLITTVSCNTGEYDSEDDPSIVESMIRQPNGGTVAIVAPIRTGKPHFHKPSDFRLMVLEGKLDGTTMTMTRYWSHGLGSGLTTGEALMKAKADMTDDAVKTAGYHLCICELNLLGDPTLDMRAKIPRMPQIIVPKSVGQGKQTVNITTDAPGSTVCLWKGKEVYEVRAADAKGKTTFDITTKTTGTLLATVSGANLNRVTAQIQVK
- a CDS encoding putative metallopeptidase; amino-acid sequence: MSTKKPFNFSHAMFDLCRDIAQRMPEFQHIDMDRVAVAFAQARRNVPYGMQAKLTPLRFEKGALHTTRYGRKWTAQRVYQDQEEMLYILTFYLPRFLNHSFQEKLITVVHELYHISPAFDGDIRRLEGHYHVHSHSQKEYDEQMAVFVDQYLKQKPPAELFSFLKCRFSTLQKRHGGVVGLQIPIPKLIPIDDSQTA